GCATGATCTGGAGCCGCCGAACAACCCTGACGTCTTTCGCATTCTCAACAATGTCGATTCATGCGGGGCAGGAGACGTTAATGCTCGAGGAGATTAAGGCCAGGCTCGAAGCCTCTGTGCCCGGTTGCCACCCGGAGATCATCCTCGACAGCAGCCCCTCAGGACAGCATTCCCTGCTCCTCGATTCTGCCCACGCGGTGGAGGCAGCCACGTTTCTGCGCGACGATGCAGAGCTGCGGCTCGATTACTGCTCCAATGTCACCGGTGTGGACTGGCTTGAAACAGAGCACTCTCGCGGATATCTCGAAGCTGTCTATCACCTGTATTCCATGGAGAGGAAGCACGGCCCTGTCGTGCTTCGGCTGCGCACAGAGAACCGCACGGACAGAGTCCATTTGCCCTCGCTTACCCCAGTTTGGCGAAGCGCCGAGTTCCAGGAGCGCGAAATCTTCGACCTCTATGGAATCATCTTCGACGGCCACCCTGATCTGCGCCGCATCCTGATGTGGGATGAATTCGAAGATCATCCCATGCGCAGGGATTACGTCGAACCCGACGATTACGAATATGAACCAACAGCACACGATAAGGTTTTGACCAAGGCGAAGCAGCATGCCATGGGGCAGCCTGAGTAAACCATGATGAGCATGACCACAGCGCGGGTAGAGGAAGAGATGCACGACGATCCTGCCGCTCGCGGCGGTCAGGATGAACTGCTGGAAATTGCTCTGGGACCGCATCATCCATCAACGCATGGCGTCTTCCGCATGGATGTGGTGCTCGACGGAGAACAGGTCGTGAAGCTGAAGCCCGTCTTCGGCTACCTGCATCGCAACCACGAGAAGATCGCCGAGTCAGTCAGCTATCTTGCCTCGATGCCGTATACCGATCGGCTCGACTACATCTGTTCGCTTACCAACAACTGGGCCTACGCGCTCGCCGTCGAAAAGCTCGCCGGGTTACAAGTTCCAGAACGCGCCGAGTACATCCGCATTATCACTGCGGAACTTACACGTCTGGTGAATCACACCGCCACGATCGGGTTTCTGACGCAGGAGATGGGCGCCAGCGGTACGCCGCTGATGTACGCTTTCCGCGAACGCGAAAAGATACTCGACCTTTTCGAATCGCTCACCGGCTCAAGAATGATGTGCAACTACATGCGTTTTGGCGGCTGTCGTGTCGAGTTGCCCGCTGGTTGGCTTGCACAGACGAAGAAGGTTGTTGAAGAGTTTCCACGCTTCCTGGATGAGTATGAGCAGTTGTTGACCGGAAATGAAATCTTCATGGCACGCGCTCAGGGTGTCGGCGTGCTTAAAAGAGACCTGGCAATCAATGCCGGCGTGACCGGTCCGATGCTTCGCGCGTCAGGAGTGAACTATGACATCCGTAAAGTGGACAAATACGGGATCTATGACCGCTTCGACTTCAAAATTCCGTTGGGTGAGCACGGCGATGTCTACGATCGCTATATG
This Acidobacteriaceae bacterium DNA region includes the following protein-coding sequences:
- a CDS encoding NADH-quinone oxidoreductase subunit C; this translates as MLEEIKARLEASVPGCHPEIILDSSPSGQHSLLLDSAHAVEAATFLRDDAELRLDYCSNVTGVDWLETEHSRGYLEAVYHLYSMERKHGPVVLRLRTENRTDRVHLPSLTPVWRSAEFQEREIFDLYGIIFDGHPDLRRILMWDEFEDHPMRRDYVEPDDYEYEPTAHDKVLTKAKQHAMGQPE
- a CDS encoding NADH-quinone oxidoreductase subunit D, with protein sequence MMSMTTARVEEEMHDDPAARGGQDELLEIALGPHHPSTHGVFRMDVVLDGEQVVKLKPVFGYLHRNHEKIAESVSYLASMPYTDRLDYICSLTNNWAYALAVEKLAGLQVPERAEYIRIITAELTRLVNHTATIGFLTQEMGASGTPLMYAFREREKILDLFESLTGSRMMCNYMRFGGCRVELPAGWLAQTKKVVEEFPRFLDEYEQLLTGNEIFMARAQGVGVLKRDLAINAGVTGPMLRASGVNYDIRKVDKYGIYDRFDFKIPLGEHGDVYDRYMVRMLEMRESLKILNQALRDLPEGPIMDPKAKIRGFRPKPGEAYGRIEAPKGELGFYLISDGSANPYRYRVRPPSLINLTVLEDMCRGYSVADTIVIFGTVDIVLGEVDR